A stretch of DNA from Cryptomeria japonica chromosome 4, Sugi_1.0, whole genome shotgun sequence:
ACTCATAATTTAAGGTACTAAGTCTTGACAACCAACAATAGAAATGAGTCCAAATACGATGGCATCTAAGGGTCCATCTTCAACCATGGGATAATAGTAACAAGGATTGGTTTTGTGCTATGAACCAACAAGCATGGTTCTACTTGTGGATGAGTAGAGCAGGGACAACGTCCATAGATAGTCATACTTTTTTATATGGGAGTTCACTAGCTAGCACAAGAACAAACATCCATGGAAAATTCATAACACTTTGATGGATTACCTCTAGCCCTCAATCCCTAATTACATTTGTGAATCTTCTTCCAAATGTGAGGGTTGATACTAGAGGGTATAAAACTCCGACATAAATATAACATGACTAGCAATATCTACTTGCATACAAATATAGTATGTACATATTATAGATTGATTCACATAGTGCTTTCACCAAGGATAGACAAATACATTAAAATTTAATACCACATTCATAACTATTTGTTTATGCACATGATGATCACAAAGGGTACATTTTGATGGATTGTCTATATTGTCTATCTCATCCTTATTCCAAGTTGGATACCCAATATCATATATTTGGGACACAAACATTATATTTACTAGGGGAAGAACACCAATaaataacatagttccaataaccattaccttattgtcatgttgaccccccaatagccatcatagtgaaaacaccattaataaatttgttttgtatcaatagccgatcattttttgtaattaattggcccatttgtgcacaaccccatttgtgcacaactattagAACATTTGTCCCATTTTTGGTACCATTTGTGTACCAcaattggaacatttgtgcaccactattgggacatttgtcaacaagtactagtgattttgagttgacatttactggaacatctttagttaggtattaggcgacactttgaaatgtgtactttttgacctttgtccGCATAACTTATTCCACAGCGTacatcgttactacccaaaagctagatcaatagctataagtagttaagtcgcatacaaaaacaactaaaaaaaaattcaaaatccgatgtaccgtttaagATTTGTGGGTGTGTGAAGTTAGCTATgatggctactggtgctcttcccctagtaatTTAAATATCATGACACATGAATATATCATCATTGACTTTCCACATGTCACAACAATTATATTGTCTATTATGTTATTCACCCATACCAATTAAGCACGAGACATACATAAATTAATACTCATCACTACAATATTTCTTCACAACGATTATTATCATTATACCTCCTtttataattttatcttttttCTGCTATTGTTAAATTATTTTATAGTCATGGTTTAACTATTAACCTCCACCTGAGATTCAATTCATTGAATGCAAAAAACCTTCTAGCTTGCTTTGTTTTACCATATTATTTCATTCTACTATTCACTATCATCATTTTTTTCCAAAAGATATGTAGAGTAAAGGATTGTTTTCCATGTCCCAATTTGGTTTTATTTTCTCTTAGCATTATCAATTTGACTAGATTTTGAATACTTCAAATTGTACTTTCAAACAACTTAAATTTCTATGGTCACATTATAAAAATCCTACTTTTCAAGGTGAATTATTGAATGTTCCCAATTGAATAGCCTTGTTTTGTATGACAAGTAGTACCATTAGTGTACAACTACCAAAATACTTTATTAATGTTAACTTGTATAACTCATTAATCCTTAAGAAGCATATTAAATATCTTAACACTTTGacatttttaaatttaattcacttaaaatattttacatttatCTCTTCAAATCAAGGTTCTCTTTAATAATAATAGAAGAAACACTCATAAGAGATAAGGAATTCTAATCAAAGTGAGATAATTATATGAATTATAATTCAACCATAGATATTTGCACAAAAATTCTATATCCCAATTACTAGCAAGAGGATAATAGAGAACATGGAGTAATATGACATAGAGAACATACTTATTCTAATTGAACCTAATACTAGTTACCATTTAATGCGTTAAAGGATAGCAAGAGTGAAACATGCTTTCACATGGGAGAAGGGTCATGAAAGTGATCATGCTTATTTGAAATCAATAGATTCCAAGGAGTCATAGAGGCTCAATACTTAAAATATATAAGTGTTGAATACATGTACAATTTTGATTAACATCTTAGAGTTAGATCACATTTATGACTTCTTTTATACATTCCTTTTTATTTCAATTTGACACTAACCTTGGCACTTACTCTGACAAAGGCTTTTTGAATCAATTAAGGCAACAAGCTATCTATTTGCTCAATGAATAAAAAAATCATTCCCCTTTTCCCTTACATGATTCATACACATTTCTTGTCTCTTCGCTTCCTAGattcaaatttaatattaaaattacatTTGTTCTCTTCTCTAgctcatcctaatgatgaatcatagagtatgattcAAAACGTTGATAACAAAAAAgcacacacaatcaaatctagaaactcacattcaccatacaattatggattgtggaaacttaatgtctaCAATTAAAATTACACTTCAATCTAGGGAGATATGCTAATAATGCTAAAAGGTTCACCCAAATAATACACACAATAAGGTtgatatttaatataattatataacaaaatttaaaatttaatgggGAGCATAATACCAAGTTTTCAAAAGGTAATCTCATATTCTAACTTACGAGTTCATTATTAAAAGCTAAGTTAAATTATCTTTTTATTATCAAGTCTCTATTTAATTAGAGGACTATATCTCTATACTATTCATTAAGTTATAAACAACCCTACCTCATAAATCTTATGATATATCAACTTTAACTAGGATAAATGTAAATAAAGCATGAATGAAGTTCTTAGAAGATATGTCAACAACCAAGAGTCAACCTAGAGCATTGCTAATGGCCTCATAGACTAACACATACTACAATTATAATGATAGATAAGGAAATATAACCAAAATAAATGTTATGTTAATATAATATTTTAAGGGCTTGAAAGAGGGAGAACAAGGGTGAGTTAAGAGAGGATACAAACCCCACATCTAGTCTTCACCATCAAATATCATCAGAAAAATTAAAGTATACCACAAGAACTGAAGTATTTTATCACATATTGAACTTATATCATCATTTTTTACATATAAGCTCAACAATTTTCTATTacaatatcttttatttttatgattcTTGCAaagatatacatttttttcaaaaaccttCGCACATAACCAtggtattttttcaaaaatttctccAAGTATTTTTATGTAGTTTTCTATTATTTCATCTTTTGACCAATTCCTTAAACATCTTGACACCTGCAAATGTTGTGTTTGTCCAAGATGACCTGATTTgatctactttacatgcattcaGGATATTGGTCTTTGATTTTATCATTTGTGAAGGTACCATAGATTTTTCTATTCATCCCTTTATTGTAATCATGGGTTTGGATAGATATGTCTTAAAAATGACATCCTGACACATCTCAAGTGTCTTGATCTTTTGTCTTATCTTTATAGGATCATTCTTGAACACAACACACCAAGAACTTATTAGTATGGGGTAACATCATTGACAATGTTGTAGGATTGATTTGTTCTAATGTTGATCATGATACTATATGTGTTTTATTAGTCATTGGCTTTCTTTGAAAATTTTGGACAAGAATTTGGAAGATCCATGGAGATCCTCATATTTCTTGATTCATAGAGGATCCTACTATAGATTATGTTAATCCTCTCGATGTTATAGATTACATAcaatttgatgatgataatttaGAAGAGCTTGAGTATATCACATATCTTGCATGTTCCAATGATTTTGAGAATTATCTCCATATTTGTACTCTTCATATGGAGACCcaatttctattttttattcttcttAATCAAGTTATTGTCACTACATTCATTGCCCTTATTGATTTAGTATAGCAGGGGAAATTCATCATCTTTAAGACACAACTACTTGAGATTTATATTTATCAAACATATCATCCTTATTTATGGAGTATTACTATTGGTCTTTGTTAGATAGCCTTGtttgtggtcatttgtgcattggtatgctGCTTTGGAATAATGTTTGGTGGTGTAGGATTGATTATTGATGATTTGTTGGTGGTTCTATCTATATTGAGTTGAACAccaatgtagacacttaaatttaacTGATTAATTTAATATGATCAAATCTCTTAAGTCACATGTATTAGTTGAATAATCAAGTATCTATTttagctaaattaattaaatgaagccaTGCCCCATTattcttgaattaattaattcccccttttcaatccttgaattaattaatcaaactaattatttccccttttcttctaatccttgaattaattaattaaactaattaattccctcctcatttgaatttaattaattcaaatatgtCACAcgtctcctaacttttaaccacctaactaaCCCCTTTCTAACCTAACCTCCAATCTAACCTTTGGGTTCTAACCAACCGTATCTtcccaaactaaccttatcctaacctcccctcacatgtgtgtacacacataattcccaaatttccttaatattaggaaattgaagcctattttggcttgcttcctcccaaaatagacatgtgtcctcccttattgaggacaagtgtggaatctcatTCCACATGCCCCCCTTAGGATTTCTAATTGTCCTCCTTGAGGAGAAGTGTTGCATTTTCCAATCCCTTCCTCACCTTTCCTTTCCTATTTAATCCCCCTCTTTTTCTAGCAAATCATCCACTTTCTCACTACCATATCATTATCAGGTAGAATTCCATCCATTATTAGGACATCCACATTGTCATAATGCCAAATTTCATCCTCAGATCCCCTCATCCAATCCTCACATCTTGAATCCAATTAGGATAATAATACATCATGGAGCAATATTGAGCACAAGCtacatcatgagcacacatccGACCATGGGATAATCAAAGCAAGAAAATAAATAAAGTTtgcatattatattttttatgtcaATTATACTTTGTTCATTTCTTTCTAACATcccaatcttgaggtgtttgagttaATTGTGTTTGCTTAGATTGCTTAGTTTAACTTTCAATCATTTATGTTTGCACACTATTTCCCTCAAACAACCAAAACCCCACAcctatattttcaaaaagaataccTCACTGTATATGTAACCTTGAAATATATTAGCAATAAACGAGGAAAGAAAAGAGGAAGCAAAAATATTTCTCATGCAAAGTACCATCTGAAAGCAATAAGATAGCTTGAGATGATTCAATTTTTCTTGCACTTGTCTCTTCTACTAGAAAAACATTACAaaactaaatttattttattttttctgtttaaaatttatatattgaaacattttaaagggaaTAAATAATGATTCAAAAGGAATGATTTCATATATTCCACCACCTTACCATTTTATCATGGAAAGATTGATCATAAAGACACATTAATTGGAACTTGAATATGGCCTTTTTctattaaagaaaaaataaatattaatgggaaaataatctaaactatgCCACTATCAAATTTATAACTTAGGCACAATTCAATTGTCACCaatcaaataattggagacatATCCAATTATTTTAAAGTAGATTCATTACCACATCTCTTAATCCCCAagtgtaaaaaatatcattgaatttTGTGTACAACAACTTATGTGGTTGACGATACATATGcaagattaattttatttatttattaaaaatcataATTGAATATTAATAATGTATACACATAGCATTGAGTTTCTTCTCAAGATAAAGAATGACATTATAATTCTTAGCCAAAATCTATTGATATGTGAAGTCAATTATTTTCAGTCATTAGTAAGGATGTTGTATAGCTAAGCAAGTCATATTTTTTGTTTTGATTGATAGACTTTTGTAGCAACAAAGTTTTGGTTGAGATAATAAAATTGAGAGATCTTTGCTCACAATTTTGTCTTGGTATAGTGCTAGGTTTTCTATGAAAATATCTGTTTTGTATAATTTATTACTTCTCTATTTAATTTTTTACTACCAATTTTCTCAATAAAACCAAAGGTACAAAGAAAAAAGAATGATCAACTTGAATACATTACACAAAGTAGACCTTTTCTTGAAAACCAATATTAGTATAAAtattagatgataaaatagaacataTCCAATCAAATACACAACCTTGAGCTCAAACACATTGACATTGAATATGTTGCCAAATGCTAGAAGAAGGAACTTGCACCTCCTCCACAAAAACTTTTATTTTATGAAGGAAAATAATATTAGGCTCATGAAATCTAATAAGATGGTGAACAATTTTTTGCAATGGGTACAGCCCAAACATTTAGGCATTGAACTCCCTAAGCTAGTCTAGTAAGATGCATAGGATGCAAATCATATAATTGAAAAATAACTACTAACAAAAAATCAATGAGTAAATATAATAAAACAGTCTAAATACTTGTCTTACACTAATGTGACAAAAAGAATTGGTTTCACATATTGACTGGTTCATGAAGGGGGAAAAAAAGAGATTTACTAAgacaactattttttatttttttaatataattaatagTTTCATAGTTTTAATTAAtactatatttaatttattttgaataatttCTACATGGGTGATTGATTTGTATATTTTGTgttaataaaaagaaaattaagaaaGGAAAACAGAAGATATATAATAATAACATATTTTTTATAATTACATAATTTTAGTTTAAGTTTTGACCACTTAATTGTAATAGCTCCAccacaatttaaaaatggaaaataatTTTTATATCCAACTGAAAATTTGCATGCAATAGACAAGAATCCTTTAAAATCAGCAGAATCCCGTGAGGTCTTATGGGCGTTAGAGGGCGGGCCGTGTCGGAGTGTGGAAGTTCTGACCACATAAAGGTGCAATGACTTCATATTTTTGCAAGCATGTTTACCAGAGCATTTCTAATtgctatatattataataataaatgtcCTTCCCTTATGCTTCGATggatgtgtgtacatgttccaaagctcccattttggtacaACTGGGAGTAGGCGGGAAAAAATTACTGGATTTGAAACATACATACGAAGATTTGATGGAGCCAGAGAaatagttttgaaattcaaaatttatgcGGCATGAACGgcgaaggagatgtagatgatagttGAGAGGGCCCCACACCTGGCAGTACGGTTAAGGTAGGCAAGAGGAGCAATAAAGAGTTAGAAAAGTACAAAGCCTAACCCTGCCAAAGATGacccaaaaaaaaaggaaaacggAAAAgaaatgttttaaccagtttgaaAGTCAGAGCTTAGTGTGTGCTTTTAAGGCTGACCAATAAAAACAGGCTGAGCATTACCTAAGCTCAACAGTTATTTAAGTATTACTACATTTTTTCTTCTTAGACATATGCCAAACTAGGCACCTCAACCAGGGACGGCTTCGTTATTATAGAATCTTTGATGATCGAGCTGTAATTGGTTTGCTCGTCCCAGTACTTGGACCACAGCATGACTCCTCCATATTTTGAGGAAGGCTTGATCTTAGGCAGCACTTGGGAGATGAGTACGTCTGGCTCAACATAGCCACCATTATTGATAGCATCAGGCGCAGCTGGAAGGCCGATGTAGAAGCTCCGTGTTTGAGCAGTGGGAATAGATGTGGTCCAAAGGGTCCATGAATTCACCAAATTGGTAGCGTTATCGTTGGCATACAAACAAGGAGTATTATTGTAGAACTGGATCCAAACGTAGTCAAAACGCCCCGTCTGCAAGGCCGTTATGAGGTGAGCATCGGGATAGGGGCACTGCGGGGCGGCACTGAGATAGATCTTCTTGGAGGGAGTGCTAAGAGCAGACATGGCGCTGGCCAGATCATCCCAGTGCGCTGTAGTGTTTTGGATATTGAAGTCGATGCCGTCCTGAACAGCGTCTCCGATAGGCCTGGAGTCCGATTGCCCTCCCAGAAAGTTGTCCCACAGATAGCTGGCCATGTTCTTCGCATCCTCTACGGAGGTGATCTTATAGTTTCTGACGGCTCCTCCGAGGGACATAAATACCTTTACACCTCTGGACTGGCAAGACTGAATATCAGCACTCAACGATTTGCATCCTCCCGAGGGGGGATCGCAATGGCCCGCTAGGTTCAGCACCGGCGTCTGCCCGTCGGCGAACTTGTTTAGAAATgcgagcattacaatttcaaagttGCCGCTTGCGTAGGTATTGGGAAGAGAAGCTTCGTTGCTATTCTGACCCCAGTATATGTTTATGTTTCCCATAGATGCAGATGCTCTGCTCCACAACAGAGCAACAACCATGGCAATTCTAGCCTCTCTCGTTTGACGACTCTCCATTGTTTTGCTTGCTTTAAGCGGGTGGGATTGTGGTCATTATATAGGCCTTTTGCCACACGAATTTCTGCTTGAGTGGCAATGGTCGTGTCCTGCTGTAGGTTTTCGCATGCGGGAGTACTAACAATCACATGGCAGTCGTAGACATCCCCTTTTTCTTGGTGCACTTTTCAAACTTGTGGATGTAATCATTAGAATTGAACTGGATGATAGAATTACCGTTTGTATTGGTTAACGTTTAATTCATTAATGCATTAATTGTCGGTGCGCGCACTATGGTTATTTGATACGGTATGCTTTAACCTTCAAAGATCAAAACATGTGAATTTGAAGTTTAAAATAGTTTCTAATTATTAGAATATTACTTTTCGTTATGAAATTATGtggtttatatatttattattatatctttaattttttaatatagtaAAAATTATCTTTATTACAATTTTTTATGTGTGGATGTCGAGTTTAAAAtagtatatgtgtgtatgtatgtatgtctattgTGTTGTTTGGATACATTATAAATTATTGTTCATATGTATTttataaaacaatattaaaaaagacctcttgtattttttatttttaaatatgaacAAGATCATAAATATTTTTCCAAACAAATATATGAAGTGTAACTCACCATTGGGTACATAGTTAAGGCTACAAACAACTCTTTCAATATAGTAGCGGAACAATTAAATTTAACGCAAATTTGTTTTGGATCTCTGATTTGTCATGTGTGGCATTCATAGTGAAATTTATGCACCATCATAAGAATTGATGCCTTCAATTGCTTTCAAAGGGAATTTTGTTAGTTTGTGATCTAGCTATTATTTCTATAAATTAGAACCTTAAGCTCATTATTCAACTAGACTTGACATTGCAAACTCAAgcctttttattatttatttttcacttttgaACCCTTCAATAACTTCTATTGTTGTgttaaaaaatataacatagttttttagaaattgaaatatttaaaatatatgaagTTGTGATTCTTattataaatcattataattgatTATAGATGGTCAATTATCCTTTGCATTTTGGTGATtatgattaaaaataatttttactaAATATTAATAACAACGTTAATGCTATATATGAGATTAACATCAAAAAAGGTGTTTTGACACATCACCTTGCTTTTTATAACACTTTACCTTCTTCAATGTAAAGTTAGTTAGAATAGGTAAAGAATTTTCTTTCTAATCATGCAAACTATTTTACTTTTCAAGGTCTCACAATttacaatatttttcattttaattgtttgtGAAAGACAAGCTATTGTAAAGAAAAATTTAAGCATTAACAAATATATATTAGGCTAAGAAAGGTTCAAATACCACAAATTTGAAATAAATCCGAACACAATCTAGAGTCGATAAATATtaagatttttttatatttatttatagaaCGGACAATGAGTATTCCATATTGACATTTCATTAAATATCTAGTTGACTCattttatgtttgaaaaatattCTCGACTTAGAAAATTGAGACTTAATTACACCCTAGTCTATTTGGCACATACTTATGTATTGAACAAGTAGAACTTAAGAATAATATGTCATAATAAGTTTGGGTCATTTATTTCATGTTCTCAAGATTCAAAACACTTGATGACATGGAGAGATATCACATCTTAgtctatttgaaaaataaaaatataagtaataatttaaaattgaatatttaaacATATTAGAATTATAATAAAGAGTATTTAaaacataataaaattaaaataatataatttacaaTATATACACATTATAATCAGAACAATAAACTCATTTTTTTACTTTTCGTCAATATATGAAAAAAAGCTtcaatttttatatttcaaaataaaataacatattaAATTTCATTATTATCACACTTAcctattttaatataaatttcacAAACCATTACCAAAATGTCAAGTTATTCCTCAACTTTCTAATTGCATAACTTTTTTAGTATTTTGAGAagtaattattttgattttattttaatatttattaaatatgtaAAAATCATTTAACGTGAGCATCACAAATTCAAAGTTAACCCTTATGCAAGTGTTGGCAAGAGAAGCTTATGATTTTTGCATTTATCATATACTAGAGGAGAACAACTACCAAGGCAACTGTGGACCCTCATTCGAGGACACTATATAGTTtgcaatgatttttttattttctttaagcaAGTGGGAATGTTGTCCTAATTACCTAAGCCCTTCGCTGTTCAAAATTTAGATTCAATGTTGTCCTGCTGCGACTTTCCACACGCATAGTAACAATCACATGGCACGTGGCACATGGCGCATGGCACCCTGCCACGACCTTCCACACGCGATAGTACTAAAAATCACGCCGCACATGGGTACTTGGAAACTTTGTTTTTACATCTCTAATTTACCATCTGTGACATTGAATTTATGAAGTTTCTACGGTTCATATTGATGTGTATGATATTCTTTTGGATTAGATCCTATAGTTTTTATTTTGGGAGGAGAATATCTACataattaaattcaaaaaaatatcataCATATTTATGACATTCATAGCTTAATTAAATTActattaagaaattcttatcataATTGCTTTTAGGATACAACTATTTTGGTTCTAAAATGGCACTGTTGTACCATGACTTACCTTTGTGTTATATGGACAGTGGGAGATCTAGGACACAACTATTTTGTCGAGCTCTATAATTTTAATGTCTCTTAATGTCGGTATAACACGAAGGTAAGTCATTGTACAACAGTGCTGTTTTGCAGCCAGTACTGCTTTGCAGCCAGAATTGCTATAGCTTTGTTTTTGGAGGGAGTCTTTGTTATATTGTGAGTTTACTTTTTTTTAACAACAGACACAATGCATCAAGTTCCTCCAATAGTTTGGTTAGTTTAGAGTaaatagaaaagaaggaagaaaaagtaTGGAGAAATAGAAATAGAGGGGCAAAgaaatatagatatagaggtctaggaagggagaaggggaaagAGAGAAGGGAAAATGTCAAGAAACAAAGATGAGTAAGAAAGATAggtagatagagaggaagagatagctctagagaaggagaaggagaaggagaaggagaaggagaaggagagataTAGATGGTGAATGGAGTAATcgagagagagaaaaaaatatatagagggggagaggaagggagagagacaAAGAGCAAAACATAGGCATAAATAAATAGAGAGTAGAGATATACAAttagatatatatagagagaaagaaaaataagagaaataaagaaagaaggaagagagaGAAGATTCTATAgttgattttttgttattgttgctATCCTCTCACTACATTATTTGTACTTTGTGGAAAATTATCATATggtaattattaataattaatttttatttgttaAAAAAGTTATTTCCTTATTATGATGAGCTTTAAATAATCACCTTGTCAAGCAGGTATTAGCTTAATCATTTTTAATAATAAATGACACTCATTCTCCTCGAAAGGATGAACAAAATGACAAAGTAGCCAAATGTGTTAGGCTATTCCATATAatgtttaataataaatataacttaactatatttttttttaaatgtatatatatttcaataacaaatgtaaataaataataaacatataatatatttagtgttttaattaatattatgtgtaataattatattatatttaataatgtgCATTCAATTccaaatattatataataatatatatatataataatatatatatatatatatatatataatactaagcatattaaataaaaactattaaatAAGCTAATTAACATCGTATGCAAAATAATTGTTATGTACATTAATTATATACTATACTGTATTTTTATTTAATAGCCAATATTATTAaacattatatataataataataaatataaattctatatatgaaaaatacaaaaaagtattaaacatataatatatttgtcataaataaaatataatattaaaataaaattaatagttaatattataTCAAATATAGTATATAacaataaatcaaaattattcaaattattatatataatgtaatattttttttgaagAGAAATAGGTGATTTTATCTAGAATGTAATCCTAATCAGAATCAGTCAAATCAATGGATAGAAAATTTCTCTAtttgttcaaatttttaattatatttgattggctaaactaattaaataattgaattgatttctctaataaataaatatataaataaaagaagttcaattgaataaataaaataggtTCAGAATGATATCTCTATTTCTTTAAATAAAGATGTATTTCAAATATTTATACTTATCTTTATTATTCTTAACAaatagatttttaaaatttatattatgcAAGCTTtcagtgaaaataaaataaaataccctTACGCTTAATGAATTTCCATATTTAATatactatttattttaattatcacaTTCATAGTGAAATGTATGCACCATCATAAGGATTGATGTCTTTAATTGCTTTTGAAGGGAGTTTAATTAGTTTGCAAGCTAGCTATTTTTCTACAAATTAGAGTCTTGAACTCTTTATTGAACTAGATTAGACTTTGTCAACTCATCTTCCATGAGCTTTTGTATACACAATAACTATTTATTTTTCGCTTTGGAACCCTTGAATAACTTCTATTGATGTGCTAAAAAGATTACACATTTCATAGAACATAATTATttgaaattgaaatattttaaatatatgaattttttattcttATCATAGTTCATTGGAATTGATTATAGATGACAAATTATCTTTTACATTTCAAGGCGATCATGATTAAAGATAATTTTTACTAACTCTTTAACTATGTTAATGCTTTATAAGATATTAACATCAAGAAATGTATTTTGGAGCATCACCTTGCTTTTAATAATGCTTATGCACTTTTTTCTTGATATTGCAAGAAATGATGATATTATATTACACAATCCTTTGTGAACTCAGACAAACCACTATGATGTTGCTATGGTTGCCTGCATTGGTATTATGTTGACTATGAGGAAGAACTATAGGAAAATATGGCTAGAAAGTGACTCCCTCTTGACATTGTTAACTACCTTCTTGGTCTAGAAATACCTCTAGCTGGACTATAAAAGATGTAATTGAAAATATATTAGGGATGCTCATATCCCTTGATAATTTTAAAATCTCTCATTTCTTTTTGGAATTCAATAA
This window harbors:
- the LOC131077497 gene encoding hevamine-A-like, whose protein sequence is MESRQTREARIAMVVALLWSRASASMGNINIYWGQNSNEASLPNTYASGNFEIVMLAFLNKFADGQTPVLNLAGHCDPPSGGCKSLSADIQSCQSRGVKVFMSLGGAVRNYKITSVEDAKNMASYLWDNFLGGQSDSRPIGDAVQDGIDFNIQNTTAHWDDLASAMSALSTPSKKIYLSAAPQCPYPDAHLITALQTGRFDYVWIQFYNNTPCLYANDNATNLVNSWTLWTTSIPTAQTRSFYIGLPAAPDAINNGGYVEPDVLISQVLPKIKPSSKYGGVMLWSKYWDEQTNYSSIIKDSIITKPSLVEVPSLAYV